One genomic region from Manis pentadactyla isolate mManPen7 chromosome 12, mManPen7.hap1, whole genome shotgun sequence encodes:
- the LOC118929206 gene encoding olfactory receptor 7G2-like has protein sequence MDPRNHTDISEFLLLGLSDDPELQPLLFELFLSMYLVTILRNLLIILAISCDPHLHTPMYFFLSNLSLADISLSTVTIPKMLVNIQAQNQHISYTGCLTQICFDLLFISFESCLLAALAYDRYVAICHPLMYMVIMTPRLCVLLILLSLLIGMGNALLHSLTVLPLSFCTNRKIPHFFCELAQVIKLACSDIFINNFLIFVVFSLFGGLPLSGITFSYAKIVSSVLRVSSAGGGYKAFSTCGSHLSVVSLFYGTGLGVYISSAVADSSRKAAVASVMYAVVPQMMNPFIYSPRNRDMKGAFRKLIRRTPLP, from the coding sequence ATGGACCCCAGAAATCACACAGATATTtcagaattcctcctcctgggattgtCTGATGATCCGGAACTGCAGCCCCTCCTCTTTGAGCTCTTCCTgtccatgtacctggtcaccATTCTGAGGAACCTGCTCATTATCCTGGCCATCAGCTgtgacccccacctccacacccccatgtacttcttcctctctaaCTTATCCCTAGCTGACATCTCTTTAAGCACAGTCACGATCCCCaagatgctggtgaacatccaggcacagaatcagCACATCAGTTACACTGGATGCCTCACCCAGATCTGCTTTGACCTCCTTTTTATAAGTTTTGAAAGCTGTCTCCTTGCAGCgttggcctatgaccgctatgtggccatatGTCACCCCCTGATGTACATGGTCATCATGACCCCCCGACTCTGTGTTCTGCTcattctgctctctctgctcaTTGGCATGGGGAATGCCCTGCTCCACAGTCTGACAGTGCTGCCTCTCTCCTTCTGCACAAACAGGAAAAtcccccacttcttctgtgaacTTGCTCAGGTCATCAAGCTGGCCTGCTCTGACATCTTCATCAATAACTTCCTGATATTTGTTGTGTTTAGCCTCTTTGGGGGTCTTCCTCTCTCTGGGATCACTTTCTCTTATGCTAAAATTGTCTCCTCTGTTTTGCGAGTGTCATCAGCAGGGGGAGGGTataaagccttttccacctgtgggTCTCACCTCTCAGTTGTCTCTTTGTTCTATGGGACAGGATTAGGGGTGTACATCAGTTCTGCAGTTGCTGACTCTTCCAGGAAGGCTGCAGTGGCTTCAGTGATGTATGCTGTGGTCCCACAAAtgatgaaccccttcatctacagcccgAGGAACAGGGACATGAAGGGGGCCTTTAGGAAACTCATCAGGAGGACTCCTCTCCCTTAA
- the LOC118929193 gene encoding olfactory receptor 7G2-like, whose product MEPKNDTGVPYFLLLGLTEDPELQPFIYSLFLSMYLLSLLGNLLIILAICSDPHLHTPMYFFLSHLSFNDICLNTTTIPKMLVNIQAQNQHITYTGCLTQAGFVVVFVSFENCLLAAMAYDRYVAICHPLRYMVIMTPWLCVLLILLSLLLSVGDALLHGLMVLHLSFCTNREIPHFFCELAQVINLACSDTFINNILLYFVAGLFGGVPVSGIIFSYIQIVSSVLRIPSAEGKRKAFSTCGSHLSVVSLFYGTGFGVYIFSAVTDSSRKSAVASVMYTVVPQMMNPFIYSLRNRDMKGALRKLISEVPSL is encoded by the coding sequence ATGGAACCCAAAAATGACACAGGAGTTCCTTATTTCCTTCTTCTGGGATTAACAGAGGATCCAGAACTGCagcccttcatctacagcctgttcctgtccatgtacctgctcagcctcctggggaacctgctcatcatcctggccatctgctctgacccccacctccacacccccatgtacttcttcctctcccaCCTGTCCTTTAATGACATCTGTTTAAACACAACCACAATCCCAaagatgctggtgaacatccaAGCCCAGAATCAGCACATCACGTATACAGGCTGTCTCACCCAGGCTGGCTTTGTTGTAGTCTTTGTTAGTTTTGAAAATTGTCTCCTTGCagcaatggcctatgaccgctatgtggccatctgtcaccCCTTGAGGTACATGGTCATCATGACCCCCTGGCTCTGTGTCCTGCTGAttctcctctccctgctccttAGCGTTGGGGATGCCCTGCTCCACGGTCTGATGGTGTTGCATCTGTCCTTCTGCACAAACAGGGAAAtcccccacttcttctgtgaacTTGCTCAGGTCATCAACTTGGCCTGTTCTGATACCTTCATCAATAATATCCTTTTATATTTTGTGGCTGGCCTCTTTGGGGGTGTTCCTGTCTCTGGGATAATTTTCTCTTATATTCAAATTGTCTCCTCTGTTTTGAGAATACCTTCAGCAGAGGGAAAGCGTAAAGCCTTTTCCACTTGTGGATCCCACTTGTCAGTTGTCTCCTTGTTCTACgggacaggttttggggtgtacaTTTTTTCTGCAGTTACTGACTCTTCCAGGAAGTCTGCAGTGGCTTCAGTGATGTACACTGTGGTCCCACAAAtgatgaaccccttcatctacagcctgaggaacagggacatgAAGGGGGCCTTAAGGAAACTCATCAGTGAGGTACCTTCCCTGTGA